A single Gadus macrocephalus chromosome 22, ASM3116895v1 DNA region contains:
- the snx10a gene encoding sorting nexin-10A isoform X4 codes for MTSRRLHCEQVLHRETISTGESCGPPAAFQTAGCIIVCKRLQVSLPIMDNALDSLIKTEFINVGVGDPRFHRDDFWHTHTDYEICLHTNSMCFRKKASCVRRRYSEFVWLRHCLQQNALIIELPKLPPWNPFFSMTNKEQVTQRMKGLQEFLEIEPDHLDQLTNRSRLFWLPNGSSYYYLYLL; via the exons ATGACCAGCCGACGTCTACATTGTGAGCAGGTTCTCCACAGGGAAACTATTTCGACTGGCGAGAGCTGCGGTCCACCTGCTGCGTTTCAAACTGCGGGTTGCATTATCGTCTGCAAACGG TTGCAGGTATCTCTTCCCATTATGGACAATGCATTGGACAGTCTCATTAAAACG GAATTCATAAACGTTGGTGTTGGGGATCCCAGGTTCCATCGTGATGACTtctggcacacgcacacagactatGAGATATGTCTACAC ACCAATAGCATGTGTTTTAGGAAGAAGGCTTCTTGTGTCAGGAGGCGGTACAGTGAGTTTGTGTGGCTGCGCCACTGTCTGCAGCAGAATGCTCTGATCAT AGAGTTGCCCAAGCTTCCCCCGTGGAATCCCTTCTTCAGCATGACCAACAAGGAGCAAGTCACCCAGAGGATGAAGGGCCTTCAGGAGTTCTTGGAAAT tgagccggatcatttggatcagctcaccaacaGGAGCCGGCTCTTTTGGCTCCCTAACGGCTCTTCATATTACTACTTATACCTtttataa